A genomic window from Brevibacillus agri includes:
- a CDS encoding PhzF family phenazine biosynthesis protein produces the protein MLVTGAANGALAGYLALEKLLPAGEQHHLVVGQGHAIDRPGTLYVTVDTTGQDPVVRVAGAAHVTIAGLMRV, from the coding sequence ATGTTAGTAACAGGAGCCGCGAACGGCGCGTTGGCAGGTTATCTGGCGCTGGAAAAGCTGCTTCCTGCCGGAGAACAGCATCATTTGGTGGTCGGCCAAGGCCACGCCATCGACCGTCCGGGAACGTTGTACGTGACGGTAGACACGACTGGGCAGGACCCGGTTGTTCGCGTGGCGGGCGCGGCGCACGTGACGATTGCGGGACTTATGCGCGTGTAG
- a CDS encoding Ig-like domain-containing protein encodes MNQRFIRFISVWQAFLFVSLLLLQLVPEHAGASANSKTYLIGFKNSEKATVRAIQRSSVQQLSSKVIVAKLTESERQAMAQDQNVAYIEEDSETELAATDLAQTQQVPWGIAHIGANAARNKQYMGKNIKIGILDTGISSHPDLEVKGGVSYIEDEPGYSDHHGHGTAVAGVIAGKDNDFGIVGVAPEAEIYAIKVLDKKGHGTYSGMIQGIEWAIQNKLNIISISAGGYIDSRALRDQIKRANDHGLLVIAAAGNRGIGEETELFPAQYAEVLSVGAIDRENQRADFSSVGKGLDLMAPGVDIMSTSLGGEYQTRSGTSLAAPHVAGAAAVIWSEKGQTTSREVRELLTESATPLGESRFYGKGLLNLEAALGQEEEADSEIEALQSSVSELPLTQGESRQLKVTAKRTDGTVQDVTEQASYTSEDEQIAKVNRSGLVSGIGTGETKVIAQFAGKTLEISVTVREAAPLTPLGGLDRPENGELVSGLYEGKGWYLDPAGVAQIRILVDGVPVGEAQYGDPRPDLEAKYPAYQNAHAGFHFSLDTREMTPGAHTLAVAIDNTLGEQTLLEGTTFYIGDSPVSEGLQADVKRLELALRKTHQLLISTVLQDQTVKDVTALATYASSDEGVAAVSDTGLVQAIGAGTATVTVSYEDKTLSIPVHVKTEAVLIARWEVEKPADQATVAGMTLVEGWYLDPAGVSKIAIELDGERLGDARTGLARPDIETAYPEYENPQAGFQYAFDTTKVQEGPHVLKVTAVSNDGSERMLAEWTVLVEREEAAASIVANTSKIELTQGKTQQLGISAMLQDQRVKDVTKEASYTVENPALASVSPTGLVTGLEPGQTTITVHYQTHTLALPVQVKAAAELAQGGIDSPQDNATISGVYPVTGWFFASSGVASVEVLVDGVVAGEATYGIARPEVEITDVSVSDRDIGFQYSLDTGQLLEGTHTIAVRGTGKDGKQTMIGTRSVQVVQLLPATALSVNDTELRLPQGKNRQLAVMAVLADQSKHDVTKLALYTVDNASVAKVSPEGLVTAVAQGTTSVTIRYGELSVQIPVTVTESEPLQATGELETPVNGAIVQGSTTVAGWFLTSAPVTRYDVLLDGTVIGIATPGIARPDIALLHPDYENSHAGFSYALDLSGLQAGEHTVAVIAVDQEGKQHPLPEKRFVIGQTAPALRLQYGEQPLVLPKAASKSLSITAILEDQSAREVTGEAVYAHEHTDVIHVSPLGVVTGLKVGMAKVVASYGGQTVTIPVVVTETEAESQQAKGQLELPFERAVIGGTTTLQGWILDPAGIAKVDVLVDGQFQGTAEYGEPRPDIAALYPHYRQANAGFRYLLDTLKFSEGAHKVTVRATNKEGVESVVLDREVTIGPVAALTANLTSIELEKDKTVALQLTETHRDGSTKDVTAEAVYAIQDALIAKVDSSGLVTALASGNTTMTVSFAGIVLTIPVQVKGEGASTGGAIDTPADQEVVSGQYNVTGWFVPAGELEKVEVLLDGQLLGEATYGLDRPDVLRTHPESKEQKPGFAYLLQADQQPTGEHKLTVQVTEKDGKQTSMEKAITIVESIPDAYTYWLQFSNQQGKNNWSYLEANGERYTELVWNAETEEWKSEQGDTAIGNTWLKVGGSEPVIRWEAPRSGKILVSGWASMIDLNEGDGVNVRILKNDGQIWPASGWQSIEHNDEIGVEFAEELEVEAGDKLSFQVNAKETEAGDLLKWTPEIRYLSTEIQDNAAPQVYLTTPVAGKVISEVSGEDVIILSGQVLDPNIRDQVSVWYQIDDQEARQIALFTASEQAHSFLYHVPVQHLNPDDLYALKVWAVDQKVQKSQVEKLDFRLDMRAQAKEKDPIYIDATWKTPRNNAEFSKGQKVMFTWEYINATPYNRYYDKITGQELTIYIRQSGMVTRSIKEKLSAQARSYEFDTSSIVKNATVEAQLRTIMGDVPSFVEGSTTKVNFSVMTTNQPPMLEETNLVTIDGGLTGHINYTIKENDVTDVIVAKKIRVGFTPGGNELGEKMEVVPEKDQVRRIVERYRFPITQDMLFKTVYWTAQAQDNRGAWTESEVKSARMVDVLPNLVVFTPAVKQTIDVSETFTLEGTYTRMQPGEVLSGKVNPMNAAKKMTTTSTSGHWLFRWTGAELGQDTYKNIEVKSSSGSVALYYGVLTVEKKPGAPTIVNVEADATSIKVYWNPVAGAQNYGIRLDNNLSRTVESGTSYTFTGLQPSRVYTITLWAISPSGVSSYSSSITVETKPAEGNFTLVQENSPIRMHFPANQAKYFKIVAKTSGTYQFTLNNDSGSLANAKISVFRSATLQPQDQIAAGENGSVSAAFVAGKTYYLQIVSNSSLYATLLAKASGETIALNQAKEITIPAGQSVEFSMNAVVPGKYRMVTELKNPTGKYPTVTLLANGNVVTPKEKPSAAEVIYELATGTYTIRLTNTDSAPANIWFTVFAPLAGGTLYEYVYDQNNRITAIKENGAVSVSFTHDDNGNILQSVKQTVAPPPRATALKLDLDKVDLSSGGSKSIKVMATLENGSQVDVTAQVVYVVENPSVAYISNGLVYAVNGGTTKAQLYYGGQTKTLTITVQAPAVRLSSISLSPQQTTLTAGQIQRVYATAFFTDGSSKDVNSVASFQTSNPSVAQVSSQGVITGIAPGTATITASYDGKSASAQVVVQGAYLQELKATPAQLSLTAGNKGQLNIAATYSNGVAENVTQQAEYTSNSPAVASVESGGIVTARAEGTTQITVRYGGKSTTVSVTVSGSLVTLVSVGVHPQAVSIKKGATQQLDVKATYSDSSVTNITNKAVYQSAQPAIATVAASGVITGVAVGSTTVTITFEGKTVAVPVQITEAQEPVQSLTATPASLNLLAGKTESLQVTATYKDGKTADVSKQAAYVSQDPTVATVQADGLVTAVKPGNTSIQISHGGVSTSVPVAVAVENALVDIKLVPEDIALLEKESKQLVVKAVYADGTETDITDKAQYAVDDPSVATVSASGLLSAGKAGSATLAVEFPGKQRSVVVKVRKEIEAGSKLRTLSAGGGHTLMVREDGTLWAWGQNEKGQLGDGTTQNRSTPVESMLVISAKQLAAAPSTVLLPPSQSKPLKVTATYANGSTQDVTTQATYESSHPEIAAVDATGVVTSGTKAGTATITVRYYDQTITVPIQVEEVSTRAKRLSAGGSHTLLVKEDGTMWAWGQNEKGQLGDGTMQNRSTPVESMLVISAKQLAAAPSTVLLPPSQSKPLKVTATYANGSTQDVTTQATYESSHPEIAAVDATGVVTSGSKAGTATITIRYYDQTITVPIQVEEVSTRAKRLSAGGSHTLLVKEDGTVWAWGQNEKGQLGDGTTQNRSTPVKSMLVISAKQLTAAPSTVLLPPSQSKPLKVTATYANGSTQDVTTQATYESSHPEIAAVNATGVITAGGTPGTATITVRYYDQTITVPVQVKEVATQAKRLSAGGSHTLLVKQDGTMWAWGQNEKGQLGDGTMQNRSTPVKSMLVISAKQLTAAPSTVLLPPSQSKPLKVTATYANGSTQDVTTQATYESSHPEIAAVNTTGVITAGGTPGTATITVRYYDQTITVPVQVKEVATQAKRLSAGGSHTLLVTEDGTVWAWGQNEKGQLGDGTTINRPVPVKTNGQ; translated from the coding sequence ATGAACCAGAGATTCATCCGTTTTATCAGCGTGTGGCAAGCATTCTTGTTCGTTTCGCTCCTGCTTCTGCAACTGGTTCCCGAGCATGCAGGGGCGAGCGCAAACAGCAAGACGTACTTGATTGGCTTTAAAAACAGCGAGAAGGCCACGGTGAGGGCGATTCAGCGCTCGTCCGTGCAACAGCTCAGTTCAAAGGTGATAGTAGCCAAACTGACGGAAAGCGAGAGGCAGGCGATGGCGCAAGACCAGAACGTCGCCTACATCGAGGAGGACAGTGAAACCGAGCTGGCGGCAACAGACCTGGCACAAACGCAGCAGGTGCCATGGGGCATCGCGCACATCGGAGCGAATGCAGCCCGCAACAAGCAGTACATGGGGAAGAACATCAAGATCGGGATTTTGGATACCGGGATTTCCAGCCATCCAGACCTGGAAGTCAAGGGCGGCGTTTCCTACATCGAGGACGAACCCGGGTACAGCGACCACCATGGACACGGAACGGCAGTGGCAGGCGTAATCGCTGGCAAGGACAACGATTTTGGCATTGTCGGCGTCGCGCCAGAGGCGGAAATTTATGCGATCAAGGTGTTGGACAAAAAAGGGCATGGCACGTACTCGGGCATGATTCAAGGGATTGAGTGGGCGATTCAAAACAAGCTGAACATCATCTCGATCAGCGCGGGCGGCTATATCGACAGCCGGGCGTTGCGCGACCAGATCAAAAGGGCCAATGACCACGGGCTGTTGGTCATTGCGGCGGCCGGGAACCGGGGCATCGGCGAAGAAACGGAGCTGTTCCCTGCCCAGTATGCAGAGGTGTTGTCGGTTGGCGCGATTGACCGGGAAAACCAGCGCGCCGATTTTTCCAGCGTCGGAAAAGGACTCGACCTGATGGCGCCTGGCGTCGACATCATGAGCACGTCGCTTGGCGGGGAATATCAGACGCGCTCGGGTACCTCTTTGGCTGCGCCACACGTGGCCGGGGCAGCGGCTGTGATCTGGTCTGAGAAGGGACAGACTACGAGTCGCGAAGTGCGCGAGCTTTTGACAGAGAGCGCTACCCCGCTCGGCGAGTCCCGTTTTTACGGAAAAGGGCTGCTCAACCTGGAGGCGGCTTTGGGACAAGAGGAAGAAGCGGATTCCGAGATCGAAGCGCTGCAATCTTCTGTCAGCGAGCTTCCGTTGACACAAGGAGAAAGCCGCCAGTTGAAAGTGACGGCGAAGCGAACAGACGGCACGGTTCAGGACGTGACCGAGCAAGCCAGCTATACGAGCGAGGATGAACAAATCGCCAAGGTCAACCGCTCTGGTCTGGTCAGCGGGATCGGAACAGGCGAAACAAAAGTGATCGCACAGTTTGCAGGCAAGACGCTCGAGATTTCCGTCACGGTGCGCGAGGCTGCTCCATTAACGCCACTTGGCGGGCTGGATCGTCCGGAAAACGGCGAACTGGTCAGCGGGCTGTACGAGGGCAAAGGCTGGTATCTTGACCCTGCGGGCGTTGCGCAAATCCGTATTTTGGTGGATGGAGTCCCGGTCGGCGAAGCGCAGTACGGCGATCCGCGACCAGATTTGGAGGCAAAATATCCGGCCTACCAAAATGCGCATGCCGGCTTTCATTTTTCATTGGATACCCGTGAAATGACGCCTGGGGCGCATACGCTCGCGGTCGCCATCGACAATACGCTGGGAGAGCAAACGCTGCTCGAAGGCACGACGTTCTACATTGGCGACAGCCCCGTGTCCGAAGGCTTGCAGGCAGATGTCAAGCGGCTGGAGCTTGCTCTACGGAAAACGCATCAGTTGCTGATTTCCACCGTTTTGCAAGATCAGACGGTAAAAGATGTAACGGCACTCGCGACATACGCCTCTTCGGATGAAGGGGTTGCCGCGGTCAGCGATACGGGCCTGGTGCAAGCGATCGGGGCGGGAACCGCGACTGTGACCGTTTCCTACGAGGACAAGACGCTGTCCATCCCCGTCCACGTCAAAACAGAAGCAGTGCTGATAGCGCGCTGGGAAGTGGAGAAGCCGGCAGACCAGGCGACAGTAGCAGGCATGACGCTTGTGGAAGGCTGGTACCTCGATCCGGCAGGAGTGTCCAAAATCGCAATAGAGCTGGACGGCGAGCGGTTGGGGGACGCCCGAACCGGACTGGCTCGGCCTGACATTGAAACTGCGTATCCCGAGTATGAAAATCCGCAAGCAGGGTTTCAATACGCTTTCGATACGACAAAAGTCCAGGAAGGGCCACACGTGTTGAAAGTAACAGCGGTCAGCAACGACGGAAGCGAGCGCATGCTGGCTGAGTGGACCGTGCTGGTCGAGCGGGAAGAAGCGGCGGCAAGCATTGTGGCGAACACGAGCAAAATCGAGCTCACCCAAGGCAAGACGCAGCAGTTGGGCATTTCCGCGATGCTTCAAGACCAGCGGGTGAAGGACGTCACGAAAGAAGCGAGCTATACCGTCGAAAATCCCGCCTTGGCGAGCGTATCGCCTACCGGGCTTGTGACGGGGCTGGAACCAGGGCAAACAACGATTACCGTTCACTATCAAACGCATACGCTGGCGCTCCCCGTCCAGGTAAAAGCCGCAGCAGAACTGGCGCAAGGCGGGATAGACAGCCCGCAAGACAACGCTACGATCAGCGGCGTCTACCCGGTGACCGGCTGGTTTTTTGCCTCTTCCGGAGTGGCGAGCGTCGAGGTGCTGGTGGATGGAGTAGTGGCAGGGGAAGCCACGTACGGCATTGCTCGTCCAGAGGTCGAGATTACGGATGTCTCCGTCTCCGATCGAGACATCGGCTTCCAATACAGCCTCGATACCGGACAGTTGCTGGAAGGAACACATACGATTGCGGTCAGAGGAACAGGCAAGGACGGCAAGCAGACGATGATTGGCACGAGAAGTGTTCAAGTCGTCCAGTTGCTGCCTGCGACAGCGCTCAGTGTGAACGATACGGAGCTGCGGCTTCCGCAGGGAAAAAACCGTCAGCTTGCGGTCATGGCCGTCCTAGCCGATCAAAGCAAGCACGACGTCACGAAGCTGGCTTTGTACACGGTGGACAATGCATCAGTGGCGAAGGTCAGCCCAGAGGGCCTGGTAACGGCTGTCGCCCAGGGAACGACGAGCGTGACGATCCGCTACGGAGAGCTGAGCGTCCAGATTCCCGTTACGGTCACGGAATCAGAGCCGTTGCAAGCTACAGGAGAGCTCGAGACGCCCGTAAACGGCGCAATCGTTCAAGGCTCCACTACGGTAGCCGGCTGGTTTTTAACGTCTGCGCCCGTCACCCGCTACGATGTTTTGCTCGATGGGACCGTCATCGGAATAGCAACACCCGGGATCGCTCGACCAGACATCGCCTTGCTGCACCCGGATTATGAAAACAGCCATGCGGGGTTCAGCTATGCGCTTGATCTGTCCGGGCTGCAAGCGGGCGAGCATACGGTTGCGGTGATCGCCGTCGATCAGGAAGGAAAGCAGCATCCTTTGCCGGAGAAACGCTTCGTGATCGGGCAGACAGCGCCAGCGCTGCGTTTGCAGTACGGGGAGCAGCCTCTCGTCTTGCCGAAAGCTGCGAGCAAAAGCTTGTCGATCACGGCCATTCTGGAGGATCAAAGCGCCAGGGAGGTCACAGGTGAAGCGGTGTATGCGCACGAGCATACCGACGTCATTCACGTCAGTCCGCTGGGTGTCGTGACAGGACTCAAAGTCGGCATGGCCAAAGTCGTCGCCAGCTACGGCGGGCAAACGGTCACGATTCCTGTCGTGGTAACCGAGACGGAAGCGGAGTCTCAGCAGGCAAAAGGCCAGTTGGAGCTTCCGTTCGAGCGCGCTGTCATTGGCGGCACGACCACGCTGCAAGGCTGGATACTGGACCCGGCGGGAATCGCCAAAGTGGACGTCCTCGTAGACGGGCAATTCCAGGGCACGGCCGAATACGGAGAGCCGCGTCCCGACATTGCCGCGCTGTATCCGCACTACCGTCAGGCTAACGCAGGATTCCGCTATTTGCTGGACACGCTCAAATTTTCCGAAGGGGCGCACAAAGTAACCGTGCGTGCGACCAATAAAGAGGGCGTGGAGAGCGTTGTTTTGGACAGGGAAGTGACGATTGGCCCCGTTGCCGCGCTGACCGCCAACCTGACCAGCATCGAGCTGGAAAAGGACAAGACGGTCGCCCTGCAACTGACGGAAACGCACCGCGACGGCAGCACGAAGGACGTAACTGCCGAAGCCGTGTATGCGATCCAGGATGCGCTGATCGCCAAAGTCGATTCGTCGGGCCTCGTTACCGCTCTTGCTTCAGGCAACACGACGATGACTGTTTCTTTTGCAGGCATCGTGCTGACGATTCCCGTCCAGGTGAAGGGCGAGGGCGCAAGCACGGGCGGAGCTATCGACACCCCGGCGGACCAGGAAGTGGTGAGCGGGCAGTATAACGTCACCGGCTGGTTCGTGCCAGCGGGCGAACTGGAAAAAGTGGAAGTGTTGCTGGATGGGCAGCTCCTTGGCGAAGCCACCTACGGGCTGGACAGACCAGACGTGCTGCGCACGCATCCGGAGAGCAAGGAACAGAAGCCAGGCTTTGCTTATTTGCTGCAAGCCGATCAGCAGCCAACAGGCGAGCACAAGCTGACCGTGCAGGTCACGGAAAAAGACGGCAAGCAAACGAGCATGGAGAAGGCGATTACCATTGTCGAATCCATTCCCGATGCGTACACGTATTGGCTGCAATTTTCCAATCAGCAAGGGAAAAACAACTGGTCGTACCTGGAGGCAAACGGAGAGCGCTACACCGAGCTAGTCTGGAATGCCGAGACGGAGGAATGGAAAAGCGAACAAGGCGATACAGCAATCGGAAATACATGGCTGAAAGTAGGCGGTTCGGAGCCGGTCATTCGCTGGGAGGCGCCGCGTTCCGGGAAAATTCTCGTCAGCGGCTGGGCTTCGATGATCGACCTGAACGAAGGAGACGGCGTCAACGTCCGCATCCTGAAAAACGACGGGCAAATCTGGCCAGCTTCTGGCTGGCAGTCCATTGAGCACAACGATGAGATCGGCGTGGAGTTTGCGGAGGAACTGGAAGTTGAGGCAGGAGACAAGCTTTCTTTTCAAGTGAACGCCAAAGAAACCGAAGCGGGCGACCTGCTCAAGTGGACGCCGGAAATTCGCTACCTGTCCACCGAGATTCAGGATAACGCGGCTCCCCAGGTGTATTTGACCACCCCGGTAGCCGGAAAAGTTATCAGTGAGGTAAGCGGGGAGGATGTCATTATTTTGTCCGGCCAGGTGCTGGACCCGAATATAAGGGACCAGGTCAGCGTCTGGTACCAAATTGACGACCAGGAAGCGCGCCAGATCGCGTTGTTCACGGCTTCCGAGCAGGCGCACTCGTTTTTGTATCACGTGCCCGTGCAACATTTGAACCCGGACGATTTGTACGCCCTAAAGGTTTGGGCCGTCGACCAGAAAGTGCAAAAATCGCAGGTGGAGAAGCTCGACTTCCGCCTGGACATGCGAGCGCAAGCGAAGGAAAAGGACCCGATCTATATTGATGCCACCTGGAAAACTCCGCGAAATAACGCGGAATTCAGCAAGGGACAAAAAGTGATGTTTACCTGGGAGTATATAAATGCGACTCCCTATAATCGGTACTACGACAAGATTACCGGACAGGAGCTGACCATTTACATCCGGCAATCCGGCATGGTTACGCGCTCGATCAAGGAAAAATTGTCTGCGCAAGCGCGGTCGTATGAATTTGACACTTCTTCGATTGTGAAAAATGCCACGGTGGAAGCGCAACTGCGCACGATCATGGGCGACGTGCCATCGTTCGTGGAAGGTTCCACGACGAAAGTGAATTTCAGCGTGATGACCACAAATCAGCCGCCGATGCTGGAGGAGACGAATCTGGTCACGATTGATGGCGGGCTGACGGGACACATCAACTACACCATCAAGGAAAACGATGTGACCGACGTGATTGTCGCGAAAAAAATTCGCGTCGGATTTACGCCGGGCGGGAATGAGCTGGGCGAAAAAATGGAAGTCGTTCCGGAGAAGGACCAAGTCCGCCGCATCGTGGAGCGCTATCGTTTTCCGATCACCCAGGACATGCTGTTTAAAACGGTTTATTGGACAGCACAGGCACAGGATAACCGCGGGGCGTGGACGGAGTCGGAGGTCAAATCTGCCCGCATGGTAGATGTCCTCCCGAACCTGGTCGTTTTTACGCCTGCCGTCAAGCAAACGATCGACGTGAGCGAGACGTTTACGCTGGAAGGGACCTATACGCGGATGCAGCCAGGAGAGGTTCTCTCTGGAAAAGTCAATCCGATGAACGCCGCTAAAAAAATGACGACGACGAGCACATCCGGACATTGGCTGTTCAGATGGACAGGAGCGGAACTGGGGCAAGACACGTATAAAAACATCGAAGTGAAAAGCAGCAGCGGAAGTGTAGCTTTATATTACGGTGTGCTTACGGTAGAAAAGAAACCGGGCGCTCCGACCATTGTGAACGTAGAAGCTGACGCGACCTCCATCAAAGTTTATTGGAATCCGGTCGCAGGGGCACAAAACTATGGGATCAGACTGGATAACAATTTGAGCAGAACGGTGGAGAGCGGCACCAGCTACACGTTTACCGGGCTTCAACCAAGCAGAGTGTACACGATTACGCTTTGGGCCATTAGCCCGTCCGGCGTCAGCAGCTACAGCAGCTCGATCACGGTGGAGACGAAGCCGGCGGAAGGAAATTTCACGCTGGTGCAGGAGAACAGCCCGATTCGCATGCACTTCCCTGCCAATCAGGCGAAGTATTTCAAGATCGTGGCGAAGACGAGCGGGACTTACCAGTTCACGCTCAATAACGACTCCGGCTCTTTAGCCAATGCCAAAATCTCCGTCTTCCGCAGCGCAACCTTGCAGCCGCAAGACCAAATCGCTGCAGGAGAGAACGGAAGTGTCAGTGCGGCTTTTGTCGCGGGGAAAACGTATTATCTGCAAATAGTTTCCAACAGTTCCCTGTACGCCACGCTTCTGGCCAAAGCAAGCGGTGAAACCATCGCGCTCAACCAGGCCAAGGAGATCACGATTCCGGCGGGGCAATCTGTCGAGTTTTCCATGAATGCAGTCGTTCCCGGAAAGTATCGCATGGTGACCGAGTTGAAAAATCCGACGGGCAAGTACCCGACAGTGACCTTGCTCGCCAACGGAAACGTCGTGACTCCCAAGGAAAAGCCAAGCGCGGCTGAAGTGATCTACGAGCTGGCGACGGGCACCTACACGATCAGGCTGACGAATACAGACAGTGCGCCCGCCAACATCTGGTTTACCGTCTTTGCCCCGTTGGCCGGGGGGACGTTGTACGAATACGTCTACGATCAAAACAACCGCATCACCGCGATCAAGGAAAACGGCGCGGTCAGCGTCAGCTTTACCCACGACGACAATGGAAACATATTGCAAAGCGTGAAGCAAACCGTTGCGCCGCCACCTCGGGCGACCGCCTTGAAGCTTGATCTGGACAAAGTGGACTTGTCATCCGGCGGCTCCAAGTCGATCAAGGTGATGGCGACGTTGGAAAACGGCAGCCAGGTGGATGTAACGGCCCAAGTCGTGTACGTCGTGGAGAATCCTTCTGTGGCCTACATCAGCAATGGCCTTGTTTACGCGGTCAATGGCGGCACGACAAAGGCACAGTTGTACTACGGCGGCCAAACGAAAACACTCACGATCACCGTGCAAGCGCCTGCTGTCCGCTTGTCGTCCATCAGCCTCAGCCCGCAGCAAACCACGCTGACGGCAGGACAAATCCAGCGCGTCTACGCGACCGCTTTTTTCACGGACGGAAGCAGCAAAGACGTAAACAGCGTAGCCAGCTTCCAGACGTCGAACCCGTCTGTGGCACAAGTGAGCAGTCAAGGTGTCATCACGGGAATCGCGCCCGGCACGGCAACCATCACCGCTTCCTACGACGGGAAAAGCGCCTCGGCTCAAGTCGTTGTACAAGGCGCGTATCTTCAGGAGCTGAAAGCAACCCCTGCGCAACTGTCGCTTACGGCAGGAAACAAGGGGCAACTGAACATCGCCGCCACCTATTCCAATGGCGTCGCGGAGAACGTGACGCAGCAAGCAGAGTACACGAGCAATAGCCCTGCGGTTGCCTCCGTCGAGAGCGGCGGAATCGTGACAGCGCGGGCGGAAGGCACGACGCAAATAACGGTCAGGTACGGCGGAAAGAGCACTACGGTTTCGGTCACGGTCTCGGGCAGTTTGGTCACCCTCGTGTCTGTGGGAGTCCACCCGCAAGCGGTCAGCATCAAAAAAGGGGCCACCCAGCAACTGGATGTAAAAGCGACCTACAGCGACAGCAGCGTGACGAATATTACCAATAAAGCCGTGTATCAAAGCGCCCAGCCTGCGATTGCAACAGTTGCGGCCAGCGGGGTAATTACGGGCGTAGCAGTCGGGTCAACAACGGTCACGATCACGTTTGAAGGCAAGACAGTCGCGGTGCCTGTGCAAATCACCGAGGCCCAGGAACCGGTGCAGAGCCTGACCGCAACCCCTGCCAGCCTGAATCTTTTGGCAGGAAAAACGGAAAGCTTGCAAGTGACAGCCACTTACAAAGACGGCAAAACCGCCGATGTAAGCAAACAAGCGGCGTACGTCTCCCAAGATCCGACCGTCGCAACCGTCCAGGCAGACGGACTCGTCACAGCCGTCAAGCCAGGTAACACAAGCATCCAGATTTCGCACGGGGGAGTGAGCACCAGCGTTCCGGTCGCTGTCGCAGTCGAAAACGCTCTGGTGGATATCAAGCTCGTACCAGAAGACATTGCGCTGCTGGAAAAAGAGTCAAAACAGCTCGTCGTCAAGGCCGTGTACGCAGACGGAACCGAGACAGACATCACCGACAAAGCGCAGTATGCCGTAGACGACCCGTCGGTTGCCACCGTTAGCGCGAGCGGACTGCTGTCGGCAGGCAAAGCGGGTAGCGCTACGCTTGCGGTGGAGTTTCCTGGGAAGCAGCGAAGTGTGGTGGTGAAAGTAAGGAAGGAAATAGAAGCGGGCAGCAAGTTGCGTACCCTATCAGCGGGTGGGGGTCACACGCTCATGGTCAGAGAAGACGGAACCTTGTGGGCATGGGGCCAAAATGAGAAGGGCCAACTGGGAGACGGGACAACGCAAAACCGGAGTACGCCAGTCGAAAGCATGCTGGTGATCTCGGCCAAGCAGCTAGCCGCAGCACCAAGCACTGTCCTGTTGCCTCCGTCGCAGAGCAAGCCCTTGAAAGTGACCGCAACCTACGCAAACGGCAGCACCCAGGATGTGACTACGCAGGCCACATATGAAAGCAGTCATCCCGAGATTGCCGCTGTAGATGCTACAGGAGTAGTGACATCGGGAACAAAGGCCGGGACTGCTACGATCACGGTTCGTTATTACGATCAGACGATAACCGTTCCGATTCAGGTTGAGGAAGTCTCAACCCGAGCTAAACGCCTGTCAGCGGGTGGAAGCCACACATTGCTGGTCAAAGAAGACGGAACGATGTGGGCATGGGGCCAAAACGAGAAAGGGCAACTGGGAGACGGAACAATGCAAAACCGGAGTACGCCAGTCGAAAGCATGCTGGTGATCTCGGCCAAGCAGCTAGCCGCAGCACCAAGCACTGTCCTGTTGCCTCCGTCGCAGAGCAAGCCCTTGAAAGTGACCGCAACCTACGCAAACGGCAGCACCCAGGATGTGACCACACAGGCCACATATGAAAGCAGTCATCCCGAGATTGCCGCTGTAGATGCTACAGGAGTAGTGACATCGGGATCAAAGGCCGGGACTGCTACGATCACGATTCGCTATTACGATCAGACGATAACCGTTCCGATTCAGGTTGAGGAAGTCTCAACCCGAGCTAAGCGCCTGTCAGCAGGTGGAAGCCACACATTGCTGGTCAAAGAAGATGGAACGGTGTGGGCGTGGGGGCAAAACGAGAAAGGGCAACTGGGAGACGGAACGACGCAAAACCGGAGTACACCAGTGAAAAGCATGCTAGTGATCTCAGCCAAGCAGTTGACCGCAGCACCAAGCACCGTCCTGTTGCCTCCGTCGCAAAGCAAGCCGTTAAAAGTGACCGCAACCTACGCAAACGGCAGCACCCAGGATGTGACTACGCAGGCCACATATGAAAGCAGTCATCCCGAGATCGCCGCAGTCAATGC